DNA from Methanolacinia paynteri:
GATATTTCTTTTTTTCAGTTTTTCAGGATCCGCCTGTTCATTCGGTTTTTCTGTTTTCGTTCTGCCCGAAAGCCATTTCCCGACAAATACTGCTCCTCCAGTTCCCATCAGGAACCAGGCTACAAGAGAGAACTTGAAAACCGTATTCATCCGGTAGTAGACATCTCCCATATTGTCGATGAGATAGATTGTCTCTGTCAGCATTAATATCAGGAGTCCGGCAGCAGAGAGAATCTCTTCCGGAAGGAGTGTCCTTCTTATAAGCAGGCAGACCGCCGGAAGGAGAACAAGTCCTGCACCTGTATATCCGGTCAGGATGAACGGGATCAGTATCAGGAGGAGATACGGTCTCTTCCTGAGATCTTTGATGCATTCGGCATAAAAGACGAGAAGAAATATGCCGTATACCAGAAGGAACGGGAGCGGTTCAGTTGGAGTATGAACTAACCCGATTCCTTCAACACCTGCTGAATTAAGCATGAAATAATACGGGAGGTAGAAAAGAACCGCATATAGGGGCATAATGAAGAAAAGCCTCCATGCACCTGATGTGCAATCTTCTTTTATGGATTTAATCCAGGTGAGTCCTGCAAATACGAGTGTCAGCGGAGCATATAGGAGGATGTCCCATGTATTTATCAGGGGCATCGTTCCGAGACTCAGTGCTCCTGCAAGAATCAGTTTCTTCCTGCCGGTCTCGCTTGTCTCATTCCATTTGACATATGCATATACAAGGATGAATATCAGGAGTGCCTGGTTGAAAAACGATATCACATGCGCATGCGGATCTCCCCATAGCATTGAGAATAAGGGGTATTCCGTTATTGCATTCTCAATCGTCCTTGTGCTGTCCCACATGACGGAGTTAAGCCCCTGGAGGTTTAATGCATACCATATGAATGCGGGATTTACGAGGAAGAGGATTACAACGGGGAGCCACTGGTATTTCTTCAACAGAAGTTTGCCTGATGCGTAAAGGGCAATTCCGGTATTGGCAAATACAGTCGGAAGCACCAGGTTGAAGACGATCGTGGATTTTATTCCTGCTATGTACCCGAGCGCACCAATCATCCAGTGGCCCATATAGTAATACATGTTCAGGTCTCCGCCGGAAAACCACGGATCAACCGGGGGAACGACCGGATTGTTTATGATCGAAGCAAGGAACGCATGATCCATGAACTTCTCTGCATATGATATGGAGGGATTAAGGAATCTTACCTCAAGCATGAATATGAAGAGGATTATAAAGAGAAGATCCCATTGCTTCCACTCGCCGAAATTTTCAGGCCGGTATTCCCCTGTTTTAAGATAGAACAGTGCCAGTATGATGAAAGGAACGAGCGAAATATAAATCGGGATTCCTGTAAGTCCGCAGTACCATGAGATTATTGCAAAAAAAAGCAGGGATATTGGATATGAAATCCCGTAGCCATAATCTCCGAAACCTCTCTTTATAGCAGGAAATATTGAGATCTGAATAAACTTCAGGATCAGCAGCCATATTATTACAGCTGTGATCTGCTCGATTACGATCAGATAATCTCCCCCTTATCAAGTCCTCTTGAAAAGGCCTTCTTCATCAGTTCGACCGCCCAGTCCCCGAACATATACAGGGAAATGACCCCGCCTACAAGGGTTACCAGATTTTTCACGAGATGATCGATGATTGCGATCAAAACAGCAGTGACAGGTTCCACTCCGCCAAGCTGGAGAGTAATCGCTACCGCAGCCTCGTATGTTCCCATACCCCCGGGGGTGATTGGGACGGCCTTGACGAGGTTTCCGATAACTATTGCAAGAATTACAATTAAAATTGGTATCTGCTGCTGGAACATAAGTGCGATAATCCAGCAGATTATGCTGTCCGTTAGCCAGATAACAACTGAAACTACCCCTAAAATCAGGAGTGCGGTAATTGTAAGAGATGCCTTTTTGACGTCGTCAAAAAGTTTCAGACCCATTGTTATGTATTTGTTCTTCGATTCGATCTTCCCGCAGATGACAAGGAATACGATAAATCCTCCGCATGCAAGAAGGACTACCATCAGGACGGTTGAGAACCATTCGGGGACATTCAGAATAAAGGGTATTGTTACGACACCAAGAATGGCAACTGTTGCTATATCGAAGAATCTCTCGATAACAAGTGACGAAAGACCTTTGGAATAACTTGCGTTCACTTCGTGCTTCAGGATAAAGAGGCGGACGAGATCCCCGAGCCGTGCAGGAATGATCAGGTTGGCTGTCTGGGAGACATATATGCAGGCCGTGGACAGCATCAGGCTTACCTGGATCTCGAGTTTTTCAAGAATGTATTTGTATCTCCACCCCCGGATGAACCATGCACCGATGCAGATTGCTATTGCTACGATCAGATATGAGGGAATTGCGTTTTGTATGGCGGTCAGAAGATTATCCCATACACTGTACAGCATGTAGCCGATAATCGCCACTGCAATTAATGATGGAATCAGAATTGCACTAAGCCTTTTTAACATTGATTCTCCACCAAAGCTTAAGAATACTGGTGCCCATAGAGAAGATGTCCTTGAACTTTACTGTCGTCTTGCTGCCGGTATTCCAGACTACCGGGAATTCGGCTACCTGGTATCCTGCTTTTTGTGCCCTGACAAGAATCTCTGTATCCCAGAACCAGTGGGTGGAGGATATGTCGGGCAGTATCTTCATCAATATCTCTTTGTTGAATCCTTTGAATCCGCACTGGTGATCGTGCAGTCTGCTCCCTAAAAAGAGTCTTACAAGGAAATTGTATCCTCTGCTTGCAATCTCACGGTCTGTGGATCTTTTTATATCGCTACCGGGCATAAGCCTGGATCCGGTGGAAACAGCCGCCCCCTTTCTTATCTCATCTCTCAGTTGAGGGAGATATGCCATATCCGTGGCAAGATCGACATCATAATAGCAGAGAATTTTTCCTTTTGAGTATTCAAAAGCCCGGTTCAGGGCCCTGCCCCTTCCAAGCCTCTCGTCGCTATGAAAGAGCCGAACACGCGAATCTTTCTTTTCCCACTCTTCGACAAGCTCCCTGCTTCCGTCCGTACTTCCGTCCTCTGCGACGATCAGTTCGAATGAATCTGTTATTTTTTCAAGAGTGCTGAGAGACTCAGGGATTGCTTTTTCAAGCGATATTTTGTCGTTGAAGACAGGTATTACGGCTGAAACTTCTACCTCACTCATCTGGAATAAGCCTCCGAGATCATACCTGCAACTTTTTTTCCTGCGGCGATGGATCCCTCCATACTCCTTTCAGGATAGTTGGCTTCCGAGAACATGCCTGCGTAATAGATCCCGTCGATGCAATACCCGGGGATCTTTGACCTGTATCCTGTCATATAAACCGGGCCTGCGTCCTCTTCTATGAAAATCCTTTTCCAGAGAATTTCGTCGTCTTTTAAGGAAAATCTTGTTTTAAAGTCCGAAAGCATCTGTTCCTGAAGCCCTTTTTGGGGTTTGCCTGAGAAATAGGAGGCAAGATATACTATATGCTCATCGTATCTTTCGTAAGGGACGAAGTTTGTATGGCCTATTACCGCTCCGTAAGGGGCTTTGTCTTTCATGTTGACCCAGTATAGTCCGTTAAGGACATCTCTTTTCAGGCCCAGCGTCATACAGGCTGCTCCCTGGTAGATGAATTCCCCGATATTTGGACCGCCCAACTGGCAGAATTTTTTTGGGTTTATGGTGTTGATTACAAGATCAAATTCTTTCCCGTTCACAAGCCATCCATTTTCGCTTTTTGTTATTGCTTCTGCAGGAGTATTTGTATGAATCTTACACCTGGAATCCAAAATCTCCTTTTCCAGCGACTTTAAAAGTGATTCAAATCCGTTTCTGAGGTATCCAAGTTTTTCGCCTCCGCTTTTCCTGTTGGATCTTATTGCGATCCTTGAGATCAGCCATGCGGCCGAAACTTTGTCGCTGTATTCACCCGATTTGCTCCTCAACAGGGGTTCAAAGAATGAATTATAGACCCCTTTTCCGCATTCTTTCTCTATAAAATCTTTTGCGGTTATGTCGTCGAGCTTTTCAATGTCGTATTTTCCTGCCCTGAGTGTAAGCGTCCCAAGCCTGAATTTTTCAAAAAATGTCATATATGGATATCTGATAATCTCCGGAATTGTTGTCAGGGGCTCGTTTTTGCCGTTTACATGATACCCTGTGCTTCCCTTCAGCCATTCAATTTCTTCTTTGAGGCTGAGTTCTTCTATCAGGGAAATAAGCAGACTGTCACCCTCAAAAAAGTGGTGATAAAAATCCTCAACGTACCCTTTTTTTGTTTTTGAGGATGATAAACAGCCGCCGATCTTCTCTCTTTTCTCAAATATTTCGATATTATATTTATCTTTCAGGTAATATGCCGCTGAAAGGCCCGCAAGACCTGAACCGATGATGCAGATATTTATATTTTTCAATTATTATCATGACAATGTTGTTTTTTTTATTATTTATTGATGTGAGATTGTCTTTATAGCATGACAATTTCTGGATTAATCAAATATTATTTACCGTAAGCGGTTTAATTAATAATCAATAAGTGGATGTAAAAATTGGGTTGATAAGAAAGTTTTTGAAGTAAAGGAGAAATACATTCTTATATCCTGAAGAAAAGGTACAATTGATCTTCACTCCACTGGATGGTGTATAATTACATGAGAGTCTTTTTCATTGGATTTGGACAGGCCGGCGGCAAAATAGTGGATATGTTTATAGAACAGGATAAAAAAGCGCCGGTTCGTAGTTTCAGAGGAATTGCAGTTAATACTGCAAGAACCGATCTGATGGGTCTCAAAAATATTGAATTGAGAGATCGCATTCTTATCGGGCAAACGGTCGTAAAAGGTCACGGTGTCGGTACAGACAACGTTACGGGAGCAAAGATTACTGCCGATGAGATAGACAGTATAATCAATACAATCGATTCACGGGGAACCCATGATATCGATGCATTTATTGTCGTAGCAGGATTAGGAGGAGGTACCGGTTCTGGTGGCTCTCCCGTTCTGTGTCGTCATCTTAAGAGAATATACCGTGAGCCTGTCTACGCTGTCGGTATACTCCCTGCTCCTGAAGAAGGACGTCTCTACTCTTATAACGCAGCAAGAAGTCTGTCAACACTTGTTAATGAAGCGGATAATACATTTATATTCGACAACAGTGCCTGGAAGAATGAGGGTGAGAGTGTCAAATCTGCTTATGAACGCCTGAATGATGAAATCGTCAGACGTTTCGGGGTACTTTTCCGCGCAGGAGAAGTCGGCAGAAGCGGAGTGGGCGAGATGGTCGTCGATTCCAGTGAGGTTATTAACACCCTTCGTGGCGGTGGCGTTAGCAGTGTAGGGTATGCTATAAGCGACAAGGTCACGCAGAGCGTAAAGCAGAAAAAAGGCCTCCTGGGCGGATTATCCGTCAAAAAGAAGGAGAATACTGAGGAAGTCCTTACAGGAGAAGATAAATCGGCAAAGATTATCGGGCTTGTCAGGAGAGCTATGCTCGGACGACTTACGCTTCCATGCGATTATACTACTGCAGAGAGGGCTCTCGTCC
Protein-coding regions in this window:
- a CDS encoding DUF2298 domain-containing protein; translated protein: MIVIEQITAVIIWLLILKFIQISIFPAIKRGFGDYGYGISYPISLLFFAIISWYCGLTGIPIYISLVPFIILALFYLKTGEYRPENFGEWKQWDLLFIILFIFMLEVRFLNPSISYAEKFMDHAFLASIINNPVVPPVDPWFSGGDLNMYYYMGHWMIGALGYIAGIKSTIVFNLVLPTVFANTGIALYASGKLLLKKYQWLPVVILFLVNPAFIWYALNLQGLNSVMWDSTRTIENAITEYPLFSMLWGDPHAHVISFFNQALLIFILVYAYVKWNETSETGRKKLILAGALSLGTMPLINTWDILLYAPLTLVFAGLTWIKSIKEDCTSGAWRLFFIMPLYAVLFYLPYYFMLNSAGVEGIGLVHTPTEPLPFLLVYGIFLLVFYAECIKDLRKRPYLLLILIPFILTGYTGAGLVLLPAVCLLIRRTLLPEEILSAAGLLILMLTETIYLIDNMGDVYYRMNTVFKFSLVAWFLMGTGGAVFVGKWLSGRTKTEKPNEQADPEKLKKRNITLLVALLIAFSIPVMLPDLNYGYGGKTLDGMAWLENSHPYDYDAISYIRENTEDLDSAVILEAEGGDYTYYSRVSSMTGIPAVIGQPFHEQMWRGYDSDVGYRMQDVRLIYENPDDFDSLTEKYNITHIYVGDSENEAYDVNLPVENLSIYYQNENVTIYSIP
- a CDS encoding lysylphosphatidylglycerol synthase transmembrane domain-containing protein produces the protein MLKRLSAILIPSLIAVAIIGYMLYSVWDNLLTAIQNAIPSYLIVAIAICIGAWFIRGWRYKYILEKLEIQVSLMLSTACIYVSQTANLIIPARLGDLVRLFILKHEVNASYSKGLSSLVIERFFDIATVAILGVVTIPFILNVPEWFSTVLMVVLLACGGFIVFLVICGKIESKNKYITMGLKLFDDVKKASLTITALLILGVVSVVIWLTDSIICWIIALMFQQQIPILIVILAIVIGNLVKAVPITPGGMGTYEAAVAITLQLGGVEPVTAVLIAIIDHLVKNLVTLVGGVISLYMFGDWAVELMKKAFSRGLDKGEII
- a CDS encoding dolichyl-phosphate beta-glucosyltransferase, with translation MSEVEVSAVIPVFNDKISLEKAIPESLSTLEKITDSFELIVAEDGSTDGSRELVEEWEKKDSRVRLFHSDERLGRGRALNRAFEYSKGKILCYYDVDLATDMAYLPQLRDEIRKGAAVSTGSRLMPGSDIKRSTDREIASRGYNFLVRLFLGSRLHDHQCGFKGFNKEILMKILPDISSTHWFWDTEILVRAQKAGYQVAEFPVVWNTGSKTTVKFKDIFSMGTSILKLWWRINVKKA
- a CDS encoding NAD(P)/FAD-dependent oxidoreductase; translated protein: MKNINICIIGSGLAGLSAAYYLKDKYNIEIFEKREKIGGCLSSSKTKKGYVEDFYHHFFEGDSLLISLIEELSLKEEIEWLKGSTGYHVNGKNEPLTTIPEIIRYPYMTFFEKFRLGTLTLRAGKYDIEKLDDITAKDFIEKECGKGVYNSFFEPLLRSKSGEYSDKVSAAWLISRIAIRSNRKSGGEKLGYLRNGFESLLKSLEKEILDSRCKIHTNTPAEAITKSENGWLVNGKEFDLVINTINPKKFCQLGGPNIGEFIYQGAACMTLGLKRDVLNGLYWVNMKDKAPYGAVIGHTNFVPYERYDEHIVYLASYFSGKPQKGLQEQMLSDFKTRFSLKDDEILWKRIFIEEDAGPVYMTGYRSKIPGYCIDGIYYAGMFSEANYPERSMEGSIAAGKKVAGMISEAYSR
- a CDS encoding tubulin/FtsZ family protein, which gives rise to MRVFFIGFGQAGGKIVDMFIEQDKKAPVRSFRGIAVNTARTDLMGLKNIELRDRILIGQTVVKGHGVGTDNVTGAKITADEIDSIINTIDSRGTHDIDAFIVVAGLGGGTGSGGSPVLCRHLKRIYREPVYAVGILPAPEEGRLYSYNAARSLSTLVNEADNTFIFDNSAWKNEGESVKSAYERLNDEIVRRFGVLFRAGEVGRSGVGEMVVDSSEVINTLRGGGVSSVGYAISDKVTQSVKQKKGLLGGLSVKKKENTEEVLTGEDKSAKIIGLVRRAMLGRLTLPCDYTTAERALVLIAGPPGEMDRKGVEKSKSWVEENIAGVEVRGGDYPLESSKVAAVVVLATIGDAPRIRELLEIAKETKEDVIKSKERRVTMFDDGEGIDPLFE